In the genome of Stigmatella aurantiaca, one region contains:
- a CDS encoding inositol monophosphatase family protein, producing the protein MPGFAKDDDALLKAVVDAVQAAGNHLKSRFSFDARLDSQEDILEAIHANDAASLSVLRDALMKARPGAGWTEDELDVGALPPGEWWVTDPVEGNINHIHGMTDWCVTATLVRDNTLVLTAVYLPMTGNTYTAIRGGGAYLDGVRLRASAKTRLDAALAGTGQAKPGEDSDTYRRVGQSVTAMLHGALVLRVSVPATLQLIQVAAGRMDVFWQYSQVRSGLLAGALLVEEAGGRISDTHGQPWSLTSSDFLASAPRLHGAAVRVLSTIA; encoded by the coding sequence ATGCCAGGATTTGCGAAAGACGATGACGCGTTGCTGAAAGCCGTGGTGGACGCCGTCCAAGCGGCGGGCAACCACCTGAAGAGCCGTTTCTCCTTCGACGCGCGTCTGGACAGTCAGGAAGACATCCTCGAGGCGATCCACGCCAACGATGCGGCGTCGCTGAGCGTCCTCCGGGATGCCCTGATGAAGGCGCGGCCTGGTGCGGGATGGACGGAGGATGAGCTCGACGTGGGGGCGCTGCCTCCGGGCGAGTGGTGGGTGACGGATCCCGTGGAAGGCAACATCAACCACATTCACGGCATGACGGACTGGTGTGTCACGGCCACCCTGGTGCGTGACAACACGCTGGTGCTGACCGCGGTGTACCTGCCGATGACCGGAAACACGTACACCGCGATCCGGGGAGGCGGCGCCTACCTCGATGGGGTGCGGCTGCGGGCGTCGGCGAAGACGCGGCTGGACGCGGCCCTGGCCGGAACGGGCCAGGCGAAGCCTGGAGAGGACTCCGACACCTACCGGCGCGTGGGCCAGTCCGTCACCGCGATGCTCCACGGTGCGCTGGTCCTGCGCGTGTCGGTGCCGGCCACCCTTCAGCTCATCCAGGTCGCCGCGGGGCGGATGGACGTGTTCTGGCAGTACAGCCAGGTGCGCTCCGGGCTGCTGGCGGGAGCCCTGCTGGTGGAAGAGGCCGGTGGAAGGATCTCCGACACCCACGGCCAGCCGTGGAGCCTGACGAGCAGTGACTTCCTGGCCTCCGCGCCCCGCCTCCACGGCGCCGCCGTGCGCGTGCTGTCCACGATTGCTTGA
- a CDS encoding trypsin-like serine peptidase has product MKHLKSGLPVRPFVGAWLCAVMLAVGCGPTAEPAAEPAALGEQKSEAVYGSDGRTDVYAHPDATLRARAQQSTVALMHPNLFDMTNPNNVVFTGQTLGEGRNLCTSERFREDPRAAFCSGTLIDDDLVLTAGHCVVNAAECANTYFVFNFYRTADGVMQQVTSQDIFHCSSIVAHQLDWSLDYSILRLDRPATPRFTPAPVRQGNTALSEGQNVAVIGSASGIPFKIDSGGTVRDGNAERLDYLVSTTDTFAGNSGSAVYETDTYTVASIAVRGDADYVANGTCNIVNRCPETGCTGEHSTYVYPAIREMCAATDNASARLCTGMPPPPVRPATSFVYYTGETNNAQQYTTDRVIPLAAGDVVEVGTCNLAGARATGNTWLRLLDAQGTEVTSGSCYFKHRVGAPGNYTLRAGCGGDSMCGGSVVWKVTLNANLVRGTFAFDLTNTSSGTRNTANQNVTLSYGQVLDVGTCGLEGASGSGDTIVRVHGPLGHVEAENDDAYGTCGSLSHVIHHVNAVGQDMPYQIRVGCFRNTACSGTASYVIY; this is encoded by the coding sequence ATGAAACACCTCAAGTCTGGGCTTCCGGTGCGTCCCTTCGTGGGGGCATGGCTGTGTGCCGTCATGCTCGCTGTGGGCTGTGGTCCTACGGCGGAGCCGGCCGCGGAGCCGGCCGCGCTCGGAGAGCAGAAGAGCGAGGCCGTCTACGGCTCGGATGGCCGGACGGACGTCTATGCCCACCCGGACGCCACGCTGCGCGCGCGGGCGCAGCAGTCCACCGTGGCGCTGATGCACCCGAACCTCTTCGACATGACGAACCCCAACAACGTCGTCTTCACCGGCCAGACGCTGGGCGAAGGACGCAACCTCTGCACCTCCGAGCGCTTCCGGGAGGACCCGCGGGCGGCCTTCTGCTCCGGCACGCTCATCGATGACGATCTGGTGCTCACCGCGGGCCACTGTGTCGTGAACGCCGCGGAGTGCGCCAACACCTACTTCGTCTTCAACTTCTACCGGACCGCGGACGGGGTGATGCAGCAGGTCACCTCGCAGGACATCTTCCACTGCTCGTCCATCGTCGCGCATCAGCTGGACTGGAGCCTGGACTACTCCATCCTGCGTCTGGACCGGCCCGCCACGCCGCGCTTCACCCCGGCGCCGGTCCGTCAGGGCAATACCGCGCTGAGTGAGGGGCAGAACGTGGCCGTCATTGGCAGCGCCAGCGGCATTCCCTTCAAGATCGACTCCGGCGGTACGGTGCGTGACGGGAACGCGGAGCGGCTGGACTACCTGGTGTCCACCACGGACACCTTCGCGGGCAACTCGGGCTCGGCCGTGTACGAGACGGACACCTACACGGTGGCGAGCATCGCCGTGCGCGGGGACGCGGACTATGTCGCCAACGGCACCTGCAACATCGTGAACCGCTGCCCCGAGACGGGCTGCACCGGCGAGCACAGCACCTACGTCTATCCAGCCATCCGGGAGATGTGCGCCGCGACGGACAATGCCAGCGCGCGGCTGTGCACGGGCATGCCGCCGCCCCCGGTCCGCCCAGCCACCTCGTTCGTCTACTACACGGGCGAGACCAACAATGCCCAGCAGTACACGACGGACCGGGTCATCCCGCTCGCCGCGGGGGACGTGGTGGAGGTGGGGACCTGCAACCTGGCGGGGGCCCGGGCCACCGGCAACACCTGGCTGCGGCTCCTCGACGCGCAGGGCACCGAGGTCACCTCCGGCTCGTGTTACTTCAAGCACCGGGTGGGGGCCCCCGGCAATTACACCCTCCGCGCCGGCTGCGGCGGCGACAGCATGTGCGGTGGCTCCGTGGTGTGGAAGGTGACCCTGAACGCCAACCTCGTCCGGGGCACGTTCGCCTTTGACCTCACCAACACCAGCAGCGGCACGCGCAACACCGCCAACCAGAACGTGACGCTGTCGTATGGCCAGGTCCTCGACGTGGGCACCTGTGGCCTGGAGGGCGCCTCCGGCAGCGGCGACACCATCGTGCGCGTGCATGGCCCGTTGGGCCACGTGGAAGCCGAGAACGACGACGCCTACGGCACCTGCGGCTCCCTCTCGCACGTCATCCACCACGTGAACGCCGTGGGCCAGGACATGCCGTATCAGATCCGTGTCGGCTGCTTCCGGAACACGGCCTGCAGCGGTACGGCCTCCTACGTCATCTATTAG
- a CDS encoding NADPH-dependent F420 reductase yields the protein MTSWPPRPASTAPPCACCPRLLDPTPSDETEHSMTRIGIFGSGRVATVLATQLATVGHDVWLGTRDAAAASAKWSGPAVTFVEPAQAARQASLLINATPGDSSVERLGALREVLDGKILVDVSNATRRGADGMPTGLCYPDSSLAEHLQQALPGTRVVKTLNTMLFTVMANPRILQVPPSVFLSGNDKDAKAAARELLQELGWQPGWIEDLGDLSTARGTEALILLVPPLLRSRGFAPFALTVAR from the coding sequence GTGACTTCCTGGCCTCCGCGCCCCGCCTCCACGGCGCCGCCGTGCGCGTGCTGTCCACGATTGCTTGACCCAACCCCTTCTGACGAAACGGAGCATTCAATGACTCGCATCGGTATTTTCGGCTCGGGCCGTGTGGCCACGGTCCTCGCCACCCAACTCGCCACGGTGGGGCATGACGTGTGGTTGGGAACCCGGGACGCCGCCGCCGCCTCGGCGAAGTGGTCTGGTCCTGCCGTCACGTTCGTGGAGCCCGCCCAGGCCGCGCGCCAGGCGTCCCTGCTCATCAATGCCACCCCGGGTGACTCCAGCGTGGAGCGGCTCGGTGCGCTCCGGGAGGTGCTGGACGGGAAGATCCTGGTGGATGTCTCGAATGCCACCCGGCGCGGCGCGGACGGGATGCCCACGGGCCTGTGCTATCCGGACAGCAGCCTGGCCGAGCATCTGCAGCAGGCCCTGCCGGGCACCCGGGTCGTCAAGACGCTCAACACCATGCTCTTCACCGTCATGGCGAACCCACGGATTCTCCAGGTCCCTCCATCCGTCTTCCTGTCGGGCAACGACAAGGACGCCAAGGCAGCCGCCCGCGAGCTGCTTCAGGAGCTCGGGTGGCAGCCCGGCTGGATCGAGGATCTCGGAGACCTCTCCACCGCCCGGGGGACGGAGGCGCTCATCCTGCTCGTGCCCCCCCTGCTCCGCAGCCGGGGCTTCGCGCCCTTCGCGCTCACGGTCGCGAGGTGA
- a CDS encoding 2'-5' RNA ligase family protein, protein MQPLIVTLKLDARTFEHFNRLREEHFPAHLNHLSAHLTLFHHLPGEERDTVEADLREAAPPAPVALQVTGLRSLGRGVAFDLVSPALDALRAELARRWARWLTPQDRQGFRPHVTVQNKVTPDEARALKALLTAGFSPFPAQGEAFQLWRYLEGPWALESTAPFGP, encoded by the coding sequence ATGCAGCCGCTCATCGTGACCTTGAAGCTCGATGCGCGGACCTTCGAGCACTTCAACCGCCTGCGCGAGGAGCACTTCCCCGCGCACCTCAACCACCTGTCCGCCCACCTGACGCTGTTCCACCACCTGCCGGGGGAGGAGCGGGACACGGTGGAGGCGGACCTGCGTGAGGCCGCGCCCCCCGCGCCGGTGGCGCTGCAGGTCACCGGGCTCCGCTCGCTGGGCAGAGGCGTGGCCTTCGACCTGGTTTCGCCGGCCCTGGACGCGCTGCGGGCGGAGCTGGCCCGGCGGTGGGCGCGGTGGCTCACGCCGCAGGACCGGCAGGGCTTTCGCCCGCATGTGACGGTCCAGAACAAGGTCACTCCCGATGAGGCCCGGGCGCTGAAGGCCTTGCTCACGGCGGGCTTCTCGCCCTTCCCCGCGCAAGGCGAAGCGTTCCAGCTGTGGCGCTACCTCGAAGGGCCCTGGGCCCTGGAATCCACAGCCCCCTTCGGACCCTGA
- a CDS encoding SDR family oxidoreductase → MRVFVTGATGFIGSAVVRELREAGHRVLGLARSEEAAGALAQAGAEGHRGSLSDPESLAAGARACEGVIHLAFIHDFSQYKAAVETDQGAVEAIARALEGSNKPFVAASGTVMLTPGRIGTETDARASANPFGGRAAAEETLISAAKRGVRTSAVRLPPSVHGAGDQAFVPTLIDIARQKGFSAFIGDGTNRWPSVHRLDAARLFRLALEKAVPGSLLHGAAEEGIPMRRIAETIGEGLGVPVRSIPANEAAAHFGWIAGFAALDNPTSSALTQEWLGWRPRENTLLKDMRESGYFGGAQRSKLLA, encoded by the coding sequence ATGCGTGTATTCGTGACGGGAGCAACAGGTTTCATTGGCAGCGCCGTCGTGCGCGAGCTGCGCGAGGCGGGACACCGCGTGCTCGGACTGGCGCGGAGCGAGGAGGCGGCCGGCGCCCTGGCGCAAGCGGGTGCCGAGGGGCACCGGGGCAGCCTGTCGGACCCTGAGAGCCTGGCCGCCGGCGCCCGGGCGTGCGAGGGGGTGATCCACCTGGCCTTCATCCACGACTTCTCCCAGTACAAGGCCGCCGTCGAGACGGATCAGGGCGCGGTGGAGGCGATCGCCCGCGCGTTGGAGGGCTCGAACAAGCCGTTCGTCGCGGCCTCGGGGACGGTGATGCTCACGCCCGGCCGCATCGGCACGGAAACCGACGCGCGCGCGTCCGCCAATCCCTTCGGCGGCCGTGCCGCCGCGGAGGAGACGCTGATCTCGGCCGCGAAACGCGGTGTGCGCACGAGCGCCGTGCGGCTGCCCCCGTCGGTTCATGGCGCGGGCGATCAGGCCTTCGTGCCCACGCTGATCGACATCGCCCGGCAGAAGGGGTTCTCCGCCTTCATCGGCGACGGCACGAACCGCTGGCCCTCGGTGCACCGGCTGGATGCCGCCCGGCTGTTCCGGCTGGCGCTCGAGAAGGCGGTGCCCGGCTCGCTGCTCCACGGCGCCGCGGAGGAGGGCATCCCCATGCGGAGGATCGCGGAGACGATTGGCGAGGGGCTGGGCGTTCCCGTCCGGAGCATCCCCGCGAACGAGGCGGCGGCGCATTTCGGCTGGATCGCGGGCTTCGCCGCCCTGGACAACCCCACCTCCAGCGCGCTCACCCAGGAGTGGCTCGGGTGGCGGCCCCGGGAGAACACGCTGCTGAAGGACATGCGCGAGAGCGGATACTTCGGCGGGGCCCAGCGCTCCAAGCTTCTCGCGTAA
- a CDS encoding TetR/AcrR family transcriptional regulator — MAAVLEAAARILETEGLEGYTTNAVARRAGISIGSLYQYFPSKDAITKALILRETSTLLKDVEAIDAKALGRAGLERLIRVAVAYQLQRPALARILDQEERRLPLDEEVQRIGESLARTVQRCLDAPGMAAVARSPSTAGDLLAIVKALVDAAGARGERDSTALIARVHRAVFGYLEYTP, encoded by the coding sequence GTGGCCGCCGTGCTCGAAGCGGCGGCTCGCATTCTGGAAACGGAGGGCCTCGAGGGCTACACGACCAACGCCGTGGCCCGGCGCGCCGGCATCAGCATCGGCTCGCTGTATCAGTACTTCCCCAGCAAGGATGCCATCACCAAGGCGCTGATCCTCCGGGAGACGTCCACGCTCCTGAAGGACGTGGAGGCCATCGACGCCAAGGCCCTTGGCCGGGCGGGCCTCGAACGGCTCATCCGCGTGGCGGTGGCCTATCAGCTCCAGCGTCCGGCCCTCGCGCGGATCCTCGACCAGGAGGAGCGCCGCCTGCCGCTCGATGAGGAGGTCCAACGCATCGGTGAGAGCCTGGCCCGGACCGTCCAGCGGTGCCTCGATGCGCCCGGCATGGCGGCGGTGGCGCGCTCCCCCTCCACCGCCGGAGATCTGCTGGCGATCGTGAAGGCCCTGGTCGATGCCGCGGGAGCGCGCGGCGAGCGTGACAGCACGGCCCTCATCGCCCGGGTGCACCGGGCCGTCTTTGGCTATCTGGAGTACACCCCATGA
- a CDS encoding PilZ domain-containing protein, which yields MTGASPRLIEVQYASRRALLSSAKTERGALTLFVPTTHRVAQGECVRLAVTLGDAEGRFEFEATALTWTQTAGRDGVGGFLANFVGDSKRLAAEMIAVCAQRPLSMGTASRERLMVRRSCQLKLTDVKIPGELRDLSQTGAFVVGRQFGKRKPGEPVWLKVEGGLFGLGGTWLEARVIWQGKKGEEPGLGLRFMSNEAKQASAIQRILEDASRTREPAARAS from the coding sequence ATGACTGGCGCATCCCCCCGGCTGATCGAAGTCCAGTACGCCTCCCGCCGTGCCCTGCTGTCCTCGGCGAAGACCGAGCGAGGAGCGCTGACGCTCTTCGTGCCGACCACGCACCGGGTCGCTCAAGGCGAATGCGTGCGGCTCGCGGTCACCCTCGGTGATGCCGAGGGGCGCTTCGAGTTCGAGGCCACCGCGCTGACCTGGACCCAGACGGCCGGCCGCGATGGCGTGGGCGGGTTTCTCGCCAACTTCGTGGGGGACTCCAAGCGCCTCGCCGCGGAGATGATCGCCGTCTGCGCCCAGCGTCCACTGTCCATGGGCACCGCCTCGCGCGAGCGCCTCATGGTGCGCAGGAGCTGCCAGCTGAAGCTGACGGATGTGAAGATCCCCGGGGAGCTGCGGGACTTGTCGCAGACGGGCGCGTTCGTCGTGGGCCGCCAGTTCGGGAAGCGCAAGCCCGGCGAGCCGGTGTGGCTGAAGGTGGAAGGCGGCCTGTTCGGCCTCGGCGGAACCTGGCTCGAGGCCCGGGTCATCTGGCAGGGCAAGAAGGGCGAGGAGCCCGGCCTGGGCCTGCGCTTCATGAGCAATGAAGCCAAGCAGGCCTCGGCCATCCAGCGCATCCTGGAAGACGCCTCCCGCACCCGGGAGCCGGCCGCCCGGGCCAGCTGA
- a CDS encoding ADP-ribosylglycohydrolase family protein — MRSPSLHRSRIQGSIAGLAVGDALGYPAEFRTRSQLQREIGLEGITGFLRLKDPRFTRPFILGPDHPPGTFTDDTQMSLCVAEALVAAGHTDRDTLMQEMARRFVQWHHSEDNNRAPGETTGIACGRLAAGVPWREAGVPHSKGCGANMRVAPIGLYYEDLDTVCEVARDSSRLTHGHPAALEGSAAAALLVALALRDVPPEQMHAEVMRRCGGRSPDFDACFSRVPTLIAHPPEEVLIDREKGPHALGEGWVAEEAVACALYCFWRHPDDYRAAVLEAVNTDGDSDSLATITGSVSGARVGVEGIPSEWVSEVEHSARLLELGGLLADARLRVR, encoded by the coding sequence ATGAGGTCCCCCTCGCTGCACCGCTCGCGGATCCAAGGCTCCATCGCCGGTCTCGCCGTGGGGGATGCCCTCGGCTATCCTGCGGAGTTCCGCACCCGGAGCCAGCTCCAGCGGGAGATCGGCCTGGAAGGCATCACCGGCTTCCTCCGCCTGAAGGATCCCCGCTTCACCCGCCCCTTCATCCTGGGCCCCGACCACCCGCCCGGCACCTTCACGGATGACACCCAGATGAGCCTCTGCGTCGCCGAGGCCCTCGTCGCCGCGGGCCACACGGACCGGGACACGCTGATGCAGGAGATGGCGAGGCGCTTCGTGCAGTGGCACCACTCCGAGGACAACAACCGGGCTCCCGGAGAGACCACCGGCATCGCCTGCGGGCGGCTCGCCGCCGGGGTTCCCTGGCGCGAGGCGGGCGTCCCCCACTCGAAGGGGTGCGGCGCCAACATGCGCGTGGCCCCGATCGGCCTCTACTATGAGGACCTGGACACGGTGTGCGAGGTGGCCCGGGATTCCTCCCGGCTCACCCATGGCCACCCCGCGGCGCTCGAAGGCAGTGCCGCCGCCGCGCTGCTCGTGGCGCTCGCGCTCCGGGACGTCCCCCCCGAGCAGATGCACGCCGAGGTGATGCGCCGATGCGGCGGAAGGAGCCCGGACTTCGACGCCTGCTTCTCGCGCGTGCCCACGCTGATCGCGCACCCTCCCGAGGAAGTCCTCATCGACCGGGAGAAGGGTCCGCACGCCCTCGGGGAGGGCTGGGTGGCCGAGGAGGCCGTGGCCTGCGCGCTCTACTGCTTCTGGCGCCACCCGGATGACTACCGCGCCGCCGTGCTCGAGGCCGTCAACACCGACGGCGACTCCGACAGCCTCGCCACCATCACCGGCTCCGTGTCCGGCGCACGCGTGGGCGTGGAGGGCATCCCCTCCGAGTGGGTCTCGGAGGTCGAGCACAGCGCCCGGCTGCTCGAACTGGGCGGCCTCCTGGCGGACGCCCGGCTCCGCGTTCGCTGA
- a CDS encoding helix-turn-helix transcriptional regulator: MNTNTLPVPAISLGSFLRDRRSRLQPGPGAHGRRRTPGLRREEVATRAGVSVTWYTWLEQGRGGPPSAEVLERLARALELDADGREALFLLAQHRPPPLQPAPAPQVAPSLQRVLDALTASPAFVKTPVWDIVAWNAAAAAVLTDYAALSASQRNVLRRLFGDPALHASRPDWEQHARFALAVFRMDVARTGGSPEAAALEAELQATSADFRRLWAENDVHSHGAGLKRIQHPQAGLLTLEYSAFAVDGAAGLSMVVFTPTSPEDARAIEAILSRQGPKGAVDSRAQGPSR; this comes from the coding sequence ATGAACACTAACACCCTGCCAGTCCCGGCCATCTCCCTGGGCAGCTTCCTGCGGGACCGCCGGTCGCGCTTGCAGCCCGGTCCCGGTGCCCACGGCCGGCGCCGGACGCCAGGGCTCCGGCGGGAGGAAGTGGCGACGCGGGCAGGCGTCAGCGTCACCTGGTACACGTGGCTGGAGCAGGGGCGTGGAGGCCCGCCTTCCGCCGAGGTGCTGGAGCGGCTGGCGCGCGCGCTGGAGCTCGACGCCGATGGCCGCGAGGCCTTGTTCCTTCTCGCCCAACACCGGCCCCCGCCGCTCCAGCCCGCCCCGGCGCCCCAGGTCGCGCCGTCCTTGCAGCGGGTGCTCGATGCGTTGACGGCCAGCCCCGCCTTCGTGAAGACGCCCGTGTGGGACATCGTGGCCTGGAACGCGGCCGCGGCCGCGGTGCTGACCGACTACGCCGCGCTGTCCGCGAGCCAGCGCAACGTCCTCCGGCGCTTGTTCGGCGACCCGGCCCTGCACGCCTCGCGGCCCGATTGGGAACAGCACGCGCGCTTCGCCCTCGCGGTCTTCCGCATGGATGTGGCGCGCACGGGCGGCTCCCCTGAGGCCGCTGCGCTCGAAGCCGAGCTTCAGGCCACCAGCGCCGACTTCCGGCGGCTGTGGGCAGAGAATGACGTGCACAGCCACGGGGCGGGCCTCAAGCGCATCCAGCATCCCCAGGCCGGACTGCTCACGCTCGAGTACTCGGCCTTCGCCGTGGACGGCGCGGCCGGGCTGAGCATGGTCGTCTTCACGCCCACGTCACCAGAGGACGCCCGGGCCATTGAAGCGATCCTCTCGCGTCAGGGTCCGAAGGGGGCTGTGGATTCCAGGGCCCAGGGCCCTTCGAGGTAG
- the ggt gene encoding gamma-glutamyltransferase — protein sequence MRRHLIAAGAGWLLTISCTHGKAASSEGVFSSAPVSAPVPTPEATGRGGAAATVDVRATSAAIEILKGGGNAVDAAVAAASVLGVTDLYSCGIGGGGFMVIYRAEDQRVIAVEHREMAPRESSRALFYSEGTPIPFPEVMTSGVSTGVPGMVQGWEVALSRYGTRGLAEVLQPAIRVAEQGFEVDQTFFEQTSRNVERFKLFSSSARLLLPAAGQPAPVGSTFRNPDLAKTYRLVAKDGSRAFYRGEIAQAIVDTVVRPPVAPEAGRMVRPGVMTLSDLADYEARIREPVKSTYRGYTVYGMGPPSSGGIAVELALNLLEGDAPSALGRVDFLHRYLEASRLAFADRTAYVADPEYVDVPVVGLLSKDYAAERRKALSTAKAAPGEVPPGNPFAFQKDPSTPPVRAALAPSPLDIPNRETTHVTTSDKAGNVVTYTCSIEAEGGNGIVVPGYGFLLNNELTDFDVPPKADMPHANTPEPGKRPRSSMSPTLVLKDGAPVFALGSPGGSTIITTVLQTLLHHLDLGMPVLEAVAAPRVSQRNLPDGKSQAEPEFIASPEAAALQARGHVFTDVGPIGALTGIRFHPDGTVTAVAEPKRRGGGSAMVVEPVQRTGN from the coding sequence ATGCGCAGACACCTCATCGCGGCGGGAGCCGGCTGGCTGCTGACGATCAGCTGCACCCACGGCAAGGCCGCCTCTTCCGAGGGAGTCTTCTCCTCCGCTCCCGTTTCTGCCCCCGTGCCCACCCCGGAGGCCACGGGGCGCGGCGGCGCGGCGGCCACGGTGGATGTCCGGGCCACCTCGGCCGCCATCGAGATCCTCAAAGGCGGTGGCAACGCGGTAGACGCGGCGGTGGCCGCGGCGAGCGTGCTGGGCGTGACGGACCTGTACTCCTGCGGCATCGGCGGCGGGGGCTTCATGGTCATCTACCGGGCCGAGGACCAGCGCGTCATCGCCGTGGAGCACCGCGAGATGGCGCCCCGGGAGTCGAGCCGGGCCCTCTTCTATTCGGAAGGCACGCCCATCCCCTTTCCCGAGGTGATGACCAGCGGCGTGTCCACGGGCGTGCCGGGCATGGTGCAGGGCTGGGAGGTGGCGCTCTCGCGCTACGGCACCCGGGGGCTCGCCGAGGTGCTCCAGCCCGCCATCCGCGTCGCGGAGCAGGGCTTCGAGGTCGACCAGACCTTCTTCGAGCAGACCTCGCGCAACGTGGAGCGCTTCAAGCTGTTCTCCAGCTCGGCCCGCTTGCTCCTGCCCGCCGCCGGGCAGCCCGCCCCCGTGGGCTCCACCTTCCGCAACCCGGATCTGGCGAAGACCTACCGGCTGGTGGCCAAGGATGGCAGCCGTGCCTTCTACCGGGGAGAGATCGCCCAGGCCATCGTGGACACGGTGGTCCGTCCCCCGGTGGCGCCCGAGGCCGGGCGCATGGTGCGGCCCGGGGTGATGACGCTGTCGGACCTCGCGGACTACGAGGCGCGCATCCGCGAGCCGGTGAAGAGCACCTACCGGGGCTACACGGTGTACGGCATGGGCCCCCCCTCCAGCGGCGGCATCGCCGTGGAGCTGGCCCTGAACCTGCTGGAGGGCGACGCGCCCTCGGCCCTGGGCCGGGTGGACTTCCTGCACCGCTACCTGGAGGCGTCGCGGCTGGCCTTCGCGGACCGGACCGCCTACGTCGCGGATCCCGAGTACGTGGACGTGCCCGTGGTGGGGCTCCTCTCCAAGGACTACGCCGCCGAGCGGCGCAAGGCACTCTCCACCGCGAAGGCCGCCCCGGGCGAAGTGCCCCCGGGCAATCCGTTCGCCTTCCAGAAGGACCCCAGCACCCCGCCCGTGAGGGCCGCGCTCGCCCCGTCCCCGCTGGACATCCCCAACCGGGAGACGACGCACGTCACCACCTCGGACAAGGCGGGCAACGTCGTCACGTACACGTGCAGCATCGAGGCCGAGGGTGGCAACGGCATCGTGGTGCCCGGCTACGGCTTCCTGCTCAACAACGAGCTGACGGACTTCGATGTGCCGCCGAAGGCGGACATGCCGCACGCCAACACCCCCGAGCCGGGCAAGCGGCCGCGCAGCAGCATGAGCCCGACGCTGGTGCTCAAGGACGGGGCGCCGGTGTTCGCGCTGGGCAGCCCCGGGGGCAGCACCATCATCACCACGGTGCTCCAGACGCTCCTCCACCACCTGGATCTCGGCATGCCGGTGCTGGAGGCGGTGGCCGCGCCGCGCGTCTCCCAGCGCAACCTGCCGGATGGCAAGAGCCAGGCCGAGCCCGAATTCATCGCCTCGCCGGAGGCCGCGGCGCTGCAAGCCCGGGGGCATGTCTTCACGGACGTGGGCCCCATCGGGGCGCTCACCGGCATCCGCTTCCACCCGGACGGTACCGTCACCGCCGTCGCGGAGCCCAAACGCCGGGGCGGCGGCAGCGCCATGGTGGTTGAGCCCGTGCAACGCACCGGGAACTGA